A genome region from Dehalococcoidia bacterium includes the following:
- a CDS encoding class I adenylate-forming enzyme family protein, whose protein sequence is MGKAAGLLPSWYWPEGVQRYVSAPPIALDELCVGRWARRYGGNVALQGQQGQLTFRELNERVGRIAGAILARWGDAPRLALYAGEPLLWATAFFAGARLGCQLLLLDTDLPLDAQGWALESFRPTAVLDDVAVHNLQEAQGPTPAGRRPDASAPVIALPEGKALVYHSHVSLASGAMALAAFLQLDPQEKVVAVSPWGRWEGLLTLLAHLQGGGTALASPSSWEALSEAVAHHRPKALWVPASLGWHVLEEKSLREAVRRARPWLLMGVEGPVAKAQRRRWRRLLGTHVLTAYGFAATGVIAASHPSWYLDEAVGIPMTGVDLIPIDPASRAPVEAPWEVLTYAGIGVRTRALAPRIEGEGPYYGLIAPDLFYTGRQGWMDPNGMLYLLDGR, encoded by the coding sequence ATGGGCAAGGCTGCTGGCCTCTTGCCTTCCTGGTACTGGCCCGAAGGGGTGCAGAGGTACGTCTCGGCGCCGCCCATCGCCCTGGACGAGCTGTGCGTGGGCCGGTGGGCCAGGCGCTATGGGGGGAATGTCGCCTTACAGGGGCAGCAAGGCCAGCTCACCTTCCGCGAGCTGAACGAACGGGTGGGACGCATCGCGGGGGCCATACTCGCCCGCTGGGGGGATGCGCCGCGGCTTGCCCTCTACGCCGGGGAGCCCCTCCTTTGGGCCACGGCCTTCTTCGCTGGCGCCCGCCTGGGCTGCCAGCTTCTCCTACTGGACACGGACCTCCCTCTGGACGCCCAGGGATGGGCCCTGGAGTCCTTCCGCCCCACTGCCGTCCTGGACGATGTGGCTGTCCACAACCTCCAGGAGGCCCAGGGCCCGACGCCCGCTGGGCGGCGGCCGGATGCCTCTGCTCCTGTCATCGCCCTGCCCGAGGGGAAGGCCCTCGTCTATCATTCCCATGTCTCCCTGGCCAGTGGGGCCATGGCCCTGGCCGCTTTTCTGCAGCTGGACCCTCAGGAGAAGGTGGTGGCCGTGTCCCCCTGGGGGCGGTGGGAAGGCCTTCTGACCCTCCTGGCCCATCTCCAGGGCGGGGGTACTGCCCTGGCCTCCCCTTCTTCATGGGAGGCGCTGTCCGAAGCGGTGGCCCACCACCGGCCCAAGGCCCTCTGGGTCCCTGCGTCCCTAGGATGGCATGTCTTGGAGGAGAAATCCCTTAGGGAGGCGGTGCGGCGGGCCCGTCCGTGGCTGCTAATGGGGGTGGAGGGCCCCGTGGCCAAGGCCCAGAGGCGGCGCTGGCGGCGTCTGTTGGGAACGCATGTCCTCACCGCTTATGGCTTCGCCGCCACTGGTGTCATCGCCGCTTCCCACCCCTCCTGGTACCTGGATGAGGCGGTGGGCATCCCCATGACGGGGGTGGACCTCATCCCCATCGACCCCGCCTCCAGGGCGCCTGTGGAGGCGCCATGGGAAGTCCTGACCTACGCCGGCATAGGGGTGCGGACGCGGGCCTTGGCCCCACGCATCGAGGGCGAAGGGCCATATTACGGCCTCATCGCCCCCGACCTGTTCTATACTGGACGCCAGGGGTGGATGGACCCTAACGGCATGCTCTATCTCCTGGACGGGAGGTGA